From the Roseibium salinum genome, one window contains:
- a CDS encoding uracil-xanthine permease family protein — MNKSTIGTAEQLRDPNYTPPLIQAIPLGIQHVLAMFVSNVTPAIIVAGAAGFGFGSNSPHFPELLYLIQMSMVFAGVATLLQTLTLGPVGAALPIVQGTSFAFLPIMIPLVAGKGVDGLAALFGGVILGGIFHAALGLVIGKIRFALPPLVTGLVVTMIGLALVQVGIQYAAGGVPAIGTPEYGSLLNWSAALVVILVTLGLKFFGRGMLSISAVLLGLIAGYIYALLTGMLTFEAIAGSWSNAAAFALPQPFKYGFEFSAAAVIGFSLMAFVSAVETVGDVSGITKGGAGREATDKEIQGATYADGIGTAVAGLFGGFPNTSFSQNVGLIAMTGVMSRHVVTCGAIFLIVCGLIPKVGSVIRTVPIEVLGGGVIVMFGMVVAAGISMLSDVNWNRRNMVIFAISLSIGLGLQLEPGALQHMADTPRILLTSGLLPAALIAIVLNLILPEDLTDESTEEVSGGMAGHGRGSLPKEETA; from the coding sequence ATGAACAAGTCTACGATAGGAACCGCGGAACAGCTGCGGGATCCGAACTATACCCCACCCTTGATCCAGGCGATTCCGCTCGGAATCCAGCATGTGCTGGCAATGTTCGTGTCGAACGTGACGCCGGCCATCATCGTCGCCGGCGCCGCCGGTTTCGGCTTCGGGTCGAATTCGCCGCATTTTCCCGAACTGCTCTACCTCATCCAGATGTCCATGGTCTTTGCCGGGGTCGCGACTCTCCTGCAGACCCTGACCCTCGGCCCGGTCGGCGCCGCTCTTCCCATCGTGCAGGGAACGTCCTTCGCGTTCCTGCCGATCATGATCCCGCTTGTGGCGGGCAAGGGCGTCGACGGGCTCGCAGCCCTGTTCGGCGGGGTGATTCTCGGCGGGATCTTCCATGCCGCGCTCGGCCTGGTGATCGGCAAGATCCGGTTCGCCCTGCCGCCGCTCGTCACCGGCCTGGTCGTGACCATGATCGGACTTGCCCTGGTGCAGGTCGGCATCCAGTACGCGGCAGGCGGCGTGCCGGCCATCGGCACGCCGGAATACGGTTCGCTGCTCAACTGGTCGGCGGCCCTGGTGGTGATCCTGGTCACGCTCGGGCTGAAGTTCTTCGGCAGGGGCATGCTGTCCATCTCGGCGGTTCTGCTCGGCCTGATTGCCGGGTACATCTACGCGCTGCTGACCGGCATGCTGACCTTCGAGGCGATTGCCGGCTCCTGGTCGAATGCCGCTGCCTTCGCCCTTCCGCAGCCGTTCAAATACGGCTTCGAATTCTCCGCCGCTGCGGTGATCGGCTTTTCGCTGATGGCGTTCGTTTCCGCGGTCGAGACCGTGGGCGACGTTTCGGGCATCACCAAGGGCGGCGCCGGCCGCGAGGCCACCGACAAGGAGATCCAAGGCGCCACCTATGCGGACGGGATCGGCACGGCAGTTGCCGGTCTCTTCGGCGGGTTCCCGAACACCTCCTTCAGCCAGAACGTCGGCCTTATCGCCATGACCGGCGTCATGAGCCGCCATGTGGTGACCTGCGGCGCGATCTTCCTGATCGTCTGCGGCCTGATCCCGAAGGTGGGCAGCGTCATCCGCACGGTGCCGATCGAGGTGCTGGGCGGCGGCGTGATCGTCATGTTCGGCATGGTGGTCGCGGCCGGTATCTCCATGTTGTCGGACGTCAACTGGAATCGGCGGAACATGGTGATCTTCGCGATTTCCCTGTCCATCGGCCTCGGCCTGCAGCTTGAACCGGGCGCCCTGCAGCACATGGCGGATACCCCGCGCATCCTGCTGACCAGCGGTCTCCTGCCGGCGGCCCTGATCGCCATCGTGCTGAACCTGATCCTGCCCGAGGATCTCACCGACGAATCCACCGAGGAGGTCTCCGGCGGCATGGCCGGCCACGGGCGCGGGTCGCTTCCAAAGGAAGAGACGGCCTGA
- a CDS encoding ureidoglycolate lyase, translating to MTGRIAPSPLNAEAFSPYGDVIEVAGAPDKIINQGKCGRYHDLATLDFGRGRAGISLFEAEARALPYTVDMVERHPDGSQAFIPIDGVPMLVVVADDQDGTPVNPKAFISQPGQSINLHRGTWHGVLAPLGRAGRFAVVDRIGDGTNLEEYWFPEPWTVEVAET from the coding sequence GTGACCGGGAGAATTGCCCCATCACCGCTGAACGCCGAGGCGTTCTCCCCCTATGGCGACGTCATCGAGGTCGCGGGCGCACCTGACAAGATTATAAACCAGGGCAAGTGCGGCCGTTATCACGACCTGGCAACGCTCGATTTCGGGAGGGGACGGGCGGGCATCAGCCTCTTTGAGGCCGAAGCCCGCGCGCTGCCCTACACCGTCGACATGGTCGAGCGGCACCCGGACGGCAGCCAGGCTTTCATTCCGATTGACGGCGTTCCGATGCTGGTCGTCGTCGCCGACGACCAGGACGGGACGCCCGTCAATCCGAAGGCCTTCATCAGCCAGCCGGGCCAATCCATCAATCTGCACCGCGGCACATGGCACGGCGTTCTGGCACCGCTGGGACGCGCGGGCCGGTTTGCCGTTGTCGACCGTATCGGGGACGGGACCAATCTGGAGGAATACTGGTTCCCGGAACCCTGGACCGTGGAGGTGGCCGAGACCTAG
- the puuE gene encoding allantoinase PuuE has protein sequence MNRYPRNLRGYGPNPPDPQWPDGARVAVQFVLNYEEGGENCVLHGDAASEAFLSDIPGAAQWQGQRHWNMESIYEYGARAGFWRLHRLFTRTGIPLTIYGVATALARSPEQVEAMKDAGWEIASHGLKWVEHKDMPEEDERAAINEAVRLHTEVIGERPRGWYTGRCSANTVRLVAQEGGFDYISDTYDDDLPYWLDVDGRDQLIIPYTLEANDMRFATAPGWTDGEDFFNYLRNAFDVLYAEGETDTPKMMTVGLHCRLIGRPGKIAALQKFIDHIQKHAGVWCPRRIDIARHWAATHPPQTGPQPSRMSREEFVATFGGIFEHSPWIAERAFDLELGPAHDCAAGVHNALCRVFRTAGEDERLGVLTAHPDLAGKLARAGRLTAESTSEQASAGLDHLTDEEREEFTRLNTIYVEKHGFPFIVAVRDHDKASIMAAFLRRIENDRETEFAEACHQVERIARHRLKDLLP, from the coding sequence TTGAATCGCTATCCTCGTAACTTGCGTGGCTATGGTCCCAATCCGCCGGATCCGCAGTGGCCGGATGGCGCGAGGGTCGCCGTCCAGTTTGTCCTCAATTATGAAGAAGGCGGCGAGAACTGCGTGCTGCACGGCGATGCGGCTTCCGAAGCCTTCCTCTCCGATATTCCGGGGGCCGCCCAGTGGCAGGGCCAGCGCCACTGGAATATGGAATCCATCTATGAATACGGTGCGCGCGCCGGGTTCTGGCGGCTGCACCGGCTGTTCACCCGCACCGGCATCCCGCTCACCATCTACGGCGTCGCGACGGCGCTTGCCCGCAGCCCGGAGCAGGTCGAGGCGATGAAGGACGCCGGCTGGGAAATCGCCAGCCACGGCCTCAAATGGGTCGAACACAAGGACATGCCGGAGGAGGACGAACGGGCCGCGATCAACGAGGCCGTTCGCCTGCACACGGAAGTCATCGGCGAACGTCCCCGCGGCTGGTACACCGGCCGGTGCTCGGCAAACACGGTCCGCCTTGTCGCCCAGGAAGGCGGCTTCGACTACATTTCCGATACTTACGACGACGACCTGCCCTACTGGCTGGACGTCGACGGCCGCGACCAGCTGATCATTCCCTATACGCTCGAAGCCAACGACATGCGCTTCGCGACGGCGCCCGGCTGGACCGACGGCGAGGACTTCTTCAACTACCTGAGGAACGCCTTCGACGTGCTTTATGCCGAGGGCGAAACGGATACGCCGAAGATGATGACGGTCGGGCTCCATTGCCGCCTCATCGGCCGTCCGGGCAAGATCGCCGCCCTGCAGAAATTCATCGACCATATTCAGAAACACGCAGGCGTCTGGTGCCCGCGCCGGATCGACATTGCCCGGCACTGGGCGGCCACTCACCCGCCGCAGACGGGACCGCAGCCGAGTCGGATGAGCCGGGAAGAATTCGTCGCCACCTTCGGCGGCATCTTCGAGCACTCGCCGTGGATCGCCGAACGCGCCTTCGATCTGGAACTCGGACCCGCGCATGACTGTGCGGCCGGCGTGCATAACGCGCTGTGCCGTGTCTTCCGCACCGCCGGCGAGGACGAACGTCTCGGCGTGCTGACGGCGCATCCGGACCTTGCGGGCAAGCTCGCCCGGGCCGGGCGCCTGACGGCGGAAAGCACCAGCGAACAGGCAAGCGCCGGACTGGATCATCTGACCGACGAAGAGCGGGAGGAATTCACGAGGCTCAATACCATCTATGTGGAAAAGCACGGTTTTCCGTTCATTGTCGCGGTGCGGGACCACGACAAGGCATCGATCATGGCGGCATTCCTCCGCCGGATCGAGAACGACCGGGAAACCGAGTTCGCCGAGGCCTGCCACCAGGTCGAGCGCATTGCACGGCACCGGCTGAAGGATCTTCTGCCGTGA
- the uraH gene encoding hydroxyisourate hydrolase: MAGYLTTHVLDTARGCPGEGIRIDLYEVSGETRTHLRSLVTNDDGRTDTPILPTGEFRTGTYELVFHIGAYFDAAGIKTPEPRFLDEVPLRFGMSEEAHYHVPLLVSPFSYSTYRGS; the protein is encoded by the coding sequence ATGGCCGGTTACCTGACGACCCATGTGCTGGACACAGCCCGCGGATGCCCCGGCGAGGGCATCAGGATCGATCTTTACGAGGTCTCAGGCGAGACCCGGACGCATCTGCGCAGCCTCGTGACCAACGACGACGGCCGGACGGACACACCCATCCTGCCGACGGGTGAATTCCGGACCGGCACCTATGAGCTCGTCTTCCATATCGGCGCCTATTTCGACGCGGCCGGCATCAAGACGCCGGAGCCGCGCTTCCTGGACGAGGTGCCGCTACGCTTCGGCATGTCCGAGGAAGCGCACTACCACGTGCCACTGCTGGTTTCGCCGTTCAGCTATTCGACCTACCGGGGAAGTTAG
- a CDS encoding glutathione S-transferase family protein yields MEPILIYGYPCGSSMGLVAALEWLGKPYRLCRVDMLGEMREPAYKRLNPRVETPVLVTDGGNLVTETMAIAAWLEARDTERRVSFDPISPEADRMHQLTAFINTGFTGAFSPLWIAMETEDPAPATQAVLTEIGRNGVMERHDRLEEMIGNGRFLVSDRPALADGVLIGVARWLDYHGVANRERWPKLDALRKRIEAEPAVTYALALENGEDVPGTGACKGHIPLAEVIDRFGN; encoded by the coding sequence TTGGAACCTATCCTTATTTATGGCTATCCCTGCGGGAGCTCAATGGGCCTTGTGGCCGCTCTCGAGTGGCTGGGGAAACCGTACCGCCTCTGCCGTGTCGATATGCTCGGCGAAATGCGAGAGCCGGCCTACAAGCGCCTCAATCCACGTGTCGAAACGCCCGTGCTCGTTACCGACGGGGGAAACCTCGTCACCGAGACTATGGCGATTGCCGCCTGGCTGGAAGCCCGGGACACGGAGCGGCGCGTCTCCTTCGACCCGATATCGCCGGAAGCGGACCGGATGCATCAACTGACGGCCTTCATCAACACAGGCTTCACCGGTGCCTTCTCGCCGCTCTGGATTGCCATGGAAACCGAAGATCCGGCTCCGGCGACCCAGGCGGTTCTGACGGAAATCGGCCGCAACGGCGTGATGGAGCGTCACGATAGGCTTGAGGAGATGATCGGGAACGGCAGGTTCCTCGTCTCCGACAGGCCGGCACTTGCCGATGGCGTTCTGATCGGCGTCGCCCGCTGGCTGGACTACCATGGCGTCGCGAACCGGGAGCGGTGGCCGAAGCTCGACGCTCTGCGCAAGAGGATCGAAGCAGAGCCAGCAGTGACCTATGCCTTGGCACTGGAGAACGGCGAGGATGTGCCCGGAACCGGAGCCTGCAAGGGACACATCCCGCTCGCCGAAGTTATCGACCGCTTCGGCAACTAG
- a CDS encoding winged helix-turn-helix transcriptional regulator has product MKQLVSRCPIEEVMQVLSGRWPTLLIYYLSEGTKRFSTLRRDNPTISHKMLTMELRRLEDAGIVRRTEYDGYPRKVEYDLTDAGRKLVPLIDALGDWWEATGGLAQNADLDEQPSRKAASS; this is encoded by the coding sequence ATGAAACAGCTCGTCTCCCGCTGCCCGATCGAAGAAGTGATGCAGGTCCTGAGCGGCCGCTGGCCGACCCTGCTGATCTATTATCTCTCAGAAGGAACGAAGCGGTTCAGCACCTTGCGCCGGGACAATCCGACGATTTCGCACAAGATGCTCACCATGGAACTGCGCCGGCTCGAAGATGCCGGCATCGTCCGGCGCACCGAATATGACGGCTATCCGCGCAAGGTCGAATATGACCTCACCGATGCAGGACGAAAGCTGGTACCCCTCATCGACGCGCTCGGCGACTGGTGGGAGGCGACCGGCGGGCTCGCGCAGAACGCGGACCTTGATGAACAGCCGAGCCGCAAGGCGGCTTCATCCTGA
- a CDS encoding LysR family transcriptional regulator has product MAYLENIRTFLRVYELGNMSAAARDLRISSAVASSRVSQLEEHLNVRLFQRTTRALSPTEHGNLFYRGATKIIEAVEEAEAEISNVTRSPRGTLFVAAPIGMGQRLIAPAIPRFKKANPLIDIRLRLSDRKVDLTGEGLDAAFFLGLPEDSTLKIRKIADCTRVLCASPDYIARKGMPVTSEELTSGKHDCLNMRYPGAPEFQWPLQTANGVKRVAVSGPFESDHGDVLTGWALEGHGIVLKPVFEVADYLKSGRLVPVVENEPPIPVQMGCLYTHRRRQDPKVRLFLEFMVAHIQGSLAAMAGR; this is encoded by the coding sequence ATGGCCTATCTGGAAAATATCCGAACCTTCCTGCGTGTCTATGAGCTCGGCAACATGTCCGCAGCGGCCCGGGACCTGAGGATATCCTCCGCCGTCGCCTCCTCGCGGGTTTCCCAGCTTGAAGAACACCTGAACGTCCGCCTGTTCCAGCGCACCACGCGCGCGCTCAGCCCGACGGAACACGGCAACCTGTTCTATCGCGGGGCAACCAAGATCATCGAGGCGGTGGAGGAGGCCGAGGCGGAAATCAGCAACGTCACCCGCTCGCCGCGCGGCACGTTGTTCGTCGCAGCGCCCATCGGCATGGGCCAGCGCCTGATCGCACCGGCGATCCCGAGGTTCAAGAAGGCCAATCCGCTGATCGATATCCGCTTGAGACTGTCGGACCGGAAGGTCGACCTCACGGGGGAGGGGCTGGATGCGGCGTTCTTCCTGGGTCTGCCGGAAGATTCGACACTTAAAATCCGCAAGATCGCCGATTGCACGCGGGTTCTGTGCGCATCGCCGGATTATATCGCCCGCAAGGGGATGCCGGTTACCAGCGAGGAACTCACTTCAGGCAAACACGACTGCCTCAACATGCGCTATCCCGGCGCGCCGGAATTCCAGTGGCCGCTGCAAACGGCAAACGGCGTCAAGCGGGTGGCCGTGTCGGGTCCCTTCGAATCCGATCATGGCGATGTCCTGACCGGCTGGGCGCTGGAAGGCCACGGAATCGTGCTGAAGCCGGTCTTCGAGGTCGCCGATTATCTCAAATCCGGCCGGCTCGTGCCTGTCGTTGAAAACGAACCGCCGATCCCGGTCCAGATGGGCTGCCTCTACACCCACCGCCGGCGCCAGGATCCGAAGGTGCGGCTGTTCCTGGAATTCATGGTGGCGCATATTCAAGGCTCGCTGGCGGCGATGGCGGGACGTTAG
- a CDS encoding urate hydroxylase PuuD, translating into MLDIAIIWDWLAFAVRWLHVITAIAWIGSSFYFVALDLGLRKVPHLPVGAHGEEWQVHGGGFYHIQKYLVAPENMPDHLVWFKWESYATWLSGAGLLMIVYWVGGELYLIDPAKADLALWQGVLISAGSLTIGWLVYDFLCKSGLGEKPTLLMVLLFILLVAMGWGYNEVFTGRATMLHLGAFTATIMTANVFFTIIPNQKIVVADLKAGRTPDPKYGKIAKLRSTHNNYLTLPVVFLMLSNHYPLAFATEYNWVIAALVFLMGVTIRHYFNTVHAGAGNPTWTWLVTAILFVIIIQLSMAPLWKENSYEASENRSLTPSEQVFASAEGFNEVMNIVPGRCGMCHAREPFYEGIHWAPKGILLETEADVVRAAKEIYLQAGLTNAMPPANVSFMEEPERRKIVEWYRNAREKLPFGVAAR; encoded by the coding sequence ATGCTGGACATTGCCATCATATGGGACTGGCTGGCTTTCGCCGTCCGCTGGCTGCACGTGATCACCGCGATCGCCTGGATCGGATCGTCATTCTACTTCGTCGCGCTGGATCTCGGGCTGCGCAAGGTGCCGCATCTGCCCGTCGGCGCCCATGGCGAGGAATGGCAGGTGCATGGCGGCGGCTTCTATCACATTCAGAAATACCTGGTGGCGCCGGAAAACATGCCGGACCATCTGGTGTGGTTCAAATGGGAAAGCTACGCAACCTGGCTGTCCGGCGCCGGGCTGCTGATGATCGTCTACTGGGTCGGCGGCGAACTCTACCTGATCGATCCGGCCAAGGCGGATCTCGCCCTGTGGCAGGGCGTGCTGATCTCGGCCGGTTCGCTGACCATCGGCTGGCTGGTCTACGACTTCCTGTGCAAGTCTGGGCTCGGCGAAAAGCCGACCCTCCTGATGGTCCTGCTGTTCATCCTGCTGGTGGCCATGGGCTGGGGCTACAACGAGGTGTTCACCGGCCGGGCGACGATGCTGCATCTGGGCGCCTTCACGGCCACGATCATGACCGCGAATGTGTTCTTCACCATCATTCCGAACCAGAAGATCGTCGTCGCGGATCTCAAGGCGGGACGCACACCGGACCCGAAATACGGCAAGATCGCCAAGCTCCGCTCGACCCACAACAACTACCTGACCCTGCCGGTCGTCTTCCTGATGCTCAGCAACCACTATCCCCTGGCTTTCGCCACGGAATACAACTGGGTCATCGCCGCGCTGGTGTTCCTCATGGGTGTCACGATCCGGCACTATTTCAACACCGTGCATGCGGGGGCGGGCAATCCCACCTGGACCTGGCTGGTGACCGCGATCCTCTTCGTCATCATCATCCAGCTCAGCATGGCGCCGCTGTGGAAGGAAAACAGCTACGAGGCCTCCGAGAACCGCAGCCTGACGCCGAGCGAACAGGTCTTCGCCAGCGCCGAGGGGTTCAACGAGGTCATGAACATCGTCCCGGGCCGCTGCGGCATGTGCCACGCCCGTGAGCCGTTCTACGAGGGCATCCACTGGGCGCCCAAGGGTATTCTCCTGGAAACCGAGGCGGATGTCGTCCGGGCGGCGAAGGAGATCTACCTGCAGGCAGGCCTGACCAACGCCATGCCACCGGCCAACGTCTCCTTCATGGAAGAGCCGGAGCGGCGGAAGATCGTGGAATGGTACCGCAATGCAAGGGAGAAACTGCCGTTCGGCGTGGCGGCGCGGTGA
- a CDS encoding LysR family transcriptional regulator produces the protein MAYLESLRVFTRVVELGSITSGGRDLRLTPAVASKRIKELEKHLGVRLFNRTTRSLTPTEVGKVFYDYAVKALESIEDAEMAVASFSDTPHGVIRVTAPLGAGRRIIAPLVPRFVELYPATEVHMRLSDRKVDLMADGLDLAFFIGTPQDSNLKLRKISDCPRVLCASPEYLKKHGTPQTPDDLLSEDHNCLLLRYPRSPEYFWVLQTPDGPRKLQVAGKFDADHGDVLTDWALSGYGIVNKPRFDVAQHLESGRLVEVLTHTPPPPTMFGCLYPHRRLQDPKIRHFVDFVIRHADVSG, from the coding sequence ATGGCCTATCTGGAATCCTTGCGTGTCTTCACGCGCGTGGTCGAACTCGGCAGCATCACGTCCGGCGGACGGGATCTGCGACTGACCCCGGCCGTTGCCAGCAAGCGCATCAAGGAGCTGGAAAAGCACTTGGGCGTCCGTCTTTTCAACAGGACGACACGCTCCCTGACGCCGACCGAGGTCGGCAAGGTCTTCTACGATTACGCGGTCAAGGCGCTGGAATCGATCGAGGACGCGGAAATGGCGGTCGCGAGCTTTTCCGACACGCCCCATGGCGTCATCCGGGTCACCGCGCCGCTCGGCGCGGGCCGGCGGATCATCGCACCGCTGGTGCCGCGCTTCGTCGAACTCTATCCGGCAACGGAAGTGCACATGCGCCTGTCCGACCGAAAGGTGGATCTCATGGCCGACGGGCTGGATCTCGCCTTCTTCATCGGCACGCCGCAGGATTCCAACCTGAAGCTCCGCAAGATCTCCGATTGCCCGCGCGTGCTGTGTGCGTCTCCGGAGTATCTGAAGAAACACGGCACGCCGCAGACGCCGGACGACCTCCTGAGCGAGGATCACAACTGCCTGCTGCTGCGCTATCCGCGCTCGCCGGAATATTTCTGGGTGCTGCAGACGCCGGACGGGCCGCGAAAGCTTCAGGTCGCCGGCAAGTTCGACGCCGACCATGGCGACGTCCTGACCGACTGGGCGCTGTCAGGCTACGGCATCGTCAACAAACCGCGCTTCGACGTCGCCCAGCATCTGGAAAGCGGCCGCCTCGTCGAAGTCCTGACGCATACGCCCCCGCCGCCGACCATGTTCGGCTGCCTCTATCCCCACCGCCGCCTGCAGGATCCCAAGATCCGGCATTTCGTGGATTTCGTCATCAGGCACGCGGATGTGAGCGGGTAG
- the xdhA gene encoding xanthine dehydrogenase small subunit translates to MTHRTEIRFLLNGADVAAGDVPADQTLLDYLRLERRLTGSKEGCAEGDCGACTVLVGRLHDGALKYETVNACIRFLASLDGCHVVTIEHLKGRDGGLHPIQQAMVDYHGSQCGFCTPGFVMSLYALWMENPEPAEHEVESAIQGNLCRCTGYQPIVAAAMAANRYGSPANDFLQGERDEITRRLSALKDGRRVVTGPEDNRAIIPADVADFADILSEWPEATIVAGATDVGLWVTKFMRPIGPAVFIGNLGDLKAIHLTESALEIGAGVTYSEAQGAITERFPHLGAYWDRIAGSQVRNMGTIGGNIANGSPIGDTPPVLIALGAQIVLRKGQVQRTLPLEDFFIEYGKQDRAPGEFVERIVIPRPAPGQLDAAYKISKRRDEDISSIAAGFCVTVDNGVITDCRLAFGGMAGTPKRAGAAEAALRGQPWGKAAFAAAGKALEADFTPLTDWRASAQYRMSTARNLLLRFYLAHDDTTAEPVDLLSA, encoded by the coding sequence ATGACCCACCGTACAGAAATCCGGTTTCTGCTGAACGGCGCCGACGTTGCCGCCGGCGATGTGCCCGCAGACCAGACGCTGCTGGACTATCTGAGACTGGAACGCCGCCTGACGGGATCCAAGGAGGGCTGCGCGGAAGGCGATTGCGGCGCCTGCACGGTCCTGGTCGGGCGCCTGCACGACGGCGCCCTCAAATACGAGACCGTCAACGCCTGCATCCGCTTCCTTGCCTCGCTCGACGGCTGCCATGTCGTCACCATCGAACACCTGAAAGGACGGGACGGCGGACTGCACCCGATCCAGCAGGCGATGGTCGATTACCACGGCAGCCAGTGCGGCTTCTGCACGCCGGGCTTCGTCATGTCGCTCTATGCGCTGTGGATGGAAAATCCGGAGCCGGCGGAACACGAAGTCGAATCCGCCATTCAGGGCAACCTCTGCCGTTGCACGGGCTACCAGCCGATCGTCGCGGCCGCGATGGCGGCCAATCGCTACGGCTCCCCGGCCAACGATTTTCTTCAAGGTGAACGGGACGAGATCACCCGCCGCCTGAGCGCGCTCAAGGATGGCAGGCGGGTGGTTACCGGCCCGGAAGACAACCGGGCGATCATTCCGGCCGATGTCGCGGATTTCGCCGACATCCTGAGCGAATGGCCGGAGGCGACCATCGTCGCCGGAGCGACCGATGTCGGCCTGTGGGTGACTAAATTCATGCGCCCGATCGGCCCGGCCGTCTTCATCGGAAACCTGGGTGATCTGAAGGCCATCCATCTGACGGAGAGCGCCCTGGAAATCGGCGCGGGCGTCACCTATTCCGAGGCTCAGGGAGCGATCACGGAGCGGTTCCCGCATCTTGGCGCCTATTGGGACCGCATTGCCGGCAGCCAGGTTCGTAACATGGGCACCATTGGCGGCAATATCGCCAACGGATCGCCCATCGGCGACACGCCGCCGGTCCTGATCGCGCTCGGCGCGCAGATCGTGCTGCGCAAGGGACAGGTCCAGCGCACGCTGCCGTTGGAGGATTTCTTCATCGAATACGGCAAGCAGGATCGCGCGCCGGGCGAATTCGTCGAGCGCATCGTGATCCCGCGCCCCGCTCCGGGCCAGCTCGATGCCGCCTACAAGATCTCCAAGCGCCGCGACGAGGATATCTCGTCCATCGCGGCCGGGTTCTGCGTCACGGTCGACAACGGCGTCATCACGGATTGCCGCCTCGCCTTCGGCGGCATGGCGGGAACGCCGAAACGCGCAGGCGCAGCCGAAGCCGCCCTGCGCGGCCAGCCCTGGGGCAAGGCCGCCTTTGCCGCGGCGGGCAAGGCGCTCGAAGCGGACTTCACCCCGCTCACCGACTGGCGCGCCTCGGCGCAGTACCGGATGAGCACCGCGCGCAACCTCCTGCTGCGCTTCTACCTCGCCCATGACGACACGACCGCAGAGCCGGTCGACCTGCTTTCCGCGTGA